Genomic DNA from Harpia harpyja isolate bHarHar1 chromosome 13, bHarHar1 primary haplotype, whole genome shotgun sequence:
CAGCAGGCTAGAGCCGGGAGCGTTTCGGGGTGTCCTCCGGGGCTGACGTGCTCTTGCTGTTGGGTGCTAACGCGATTTTGTTCCGTGCAGGATGAATTCGACAAGCTCAGGCCTCTGTGCTACACCAACACGGACATCTTCTTGCTGTGCTTCAGCGTGGTGAGTCCCTCATCCTTCCAGAACGTGAGTGAGAAGTGGGTTCCCGAAATCCGATGCCACTGCCCCAAGGCACCCATTATCCTGGTTGGGACGCAGTCGGACCTCCGGGAGGATGTCAAAGTTCTCATCGAGCTGGACAAGTGCAAAGAAAAGCCAGTCTCGGAGGAGGCTGCGAAGCTCTGTGCCGAGGAAATAAAAGCCGCGTCCTACATCGAGTGCTCTGCTTTGACTCAGAAAAACCTCAAGGAGGTCTTTGATGCGGCCATCGTGGCTGGTATTCAGTACTCGGATACCCAGCAGCAACCAAAGAAATCCAAGTGTAGGACTCCAGACAAGATGAAAAACCTCTCCAAATCCTGgtggaaaaaatactgctgttttgTATAGGGGTTGCAAGGACCCGAGTGCTGCTCTGAGGAAATCGAATAGAGGCTATATTAGCTGAAATCTCATTCTGTGTCGTCCCAAGTGTATAGTGTAGATCtgtttgtatgtgtatatgtTGCTACTGGATATCTCAGTTGCCCTTTTGAGGGTGGCAGAAGGATTCTTAGTTAAATAATTGCTATAAATCAGGTCTGGCATCCAGTTTCGTGACTAAAGCCTCTCATTAAGGAAGAAGAGCACCATGTGTCTGTGAGGGTAGAAGGATTTGTCCAAAGGATTTGACTGCTTGTGTTGTA
This window encodes:
- the RHOU gene encoding rho-related GTP-binding protein RhoU; this encodes MPPQQEGEAGYISKPVPGGCEVPPVPPRRVRSGRAAAALGAALGGRCRAAGTGAGAGASAGTGAGTGAGAEPRRSIKCVLVGDGAVGKTSLVVSYTTNGYPTEYIPTAFDNFSAVVSVDGKPVRLQLCDTAGQDEFDKLRPLCYTNTDIFLLCFSVVSPSSFQNVSEKWVPEIRCHCPKAPIILVGTQSDLREDVKVLIELDKCKEKPVSEEAAKLCAEEIKAASYIECSALTQKNLKEVFDAAIVAGIQYSDTQQQPKKSKCRTPDKMKNLSKSWWKKYCCFV